Sequence from the bacterium genome:
TGTAGATAAGGGGTGTTATTTGAAGCGGCACGGTGCAAAACATGATATATATGTAAATCCAAAACAAGGAAAGAAGGCTCCTATTCCAAGGCATTTAGAAATTAAAGAAAGTCTTTGTAGGTTGATAAGAAAGCAGCTTGGACTTGGGGAATAAAGAAATGGCATCAATATCAACAAAGTTTATTAAGGGAAGGATAAAGTCTATAAGGAATATCCAAAAAATAACCAGGGCAATGATGCTTGTTTCTTGTGCAAAGCTTTCAAAGGTAGA
This genomic interval carries:
- a CDS encoding type II toxin-antitoxin system HicA family toxin, with translation MKRYDFIRELVDKGCYLKRHGAKHDIYVNPKQGKKAPIPRHLEIKESLCRLIRKQLGLGE